CCTGGTGCGCGTGCAGGGCAGCCTGTCGGATCGCGGCCTCGAACTGTTGAATCACGGCCTGTCGCTGGACGGCAAGGCCCTGCGGCCGGCCCAGGTGCGCTGGCAGAACAGCGACCAGCTGCGCTTCGTGCTGCGCGAGGGCAAGAAGCGTCAGATCCGCCGCATGTGCGAGCTGGTCGGCCTCAAGGTGGTGGGCCTGAAGCGCGTGCGCATCGGCCGCGTGGCGCTGGGCGACCTGCCGCTGGGGCAGTGGCGCTATCTGCGCGAGGACGAGCGCTTCTAGGTCTGCCCCGTCCCGGTCCGGGCGCCGCCCCGGGCCTTATCCGCACACAGATTTTTCAGTCTGTTTCCAGCGCGCCGTCATTTCATGAAAGCGGCGCTATCCTTCGTTGGCCCGCTACCCAGGCGCTCCATCAGGAATTCGATGAAGATCCGGGTCTTGGCGGGCAGGAGCCTGGTCTCGGTGACCGCATAGACGGGGAAGGGCCCCAGCTGCCAGTCGGGCAGCACCCGCAACAGCTGGCCCGAACGCTGTTCCTCGCGCTGGCCGCCGACCAGCACCGCGATGCCCGCGCCCAGCATCGCCAGCCGGCGCGCCATGGCGACGCCGTTGACCGAAAAGCGGTTGCCGGGCGTGAACTCGATGTGCTGGTCGCCGTTGTTCAGCGGCCAGCGCGTGACGCGGCCGGCGCCTTCCGCGCGGAACTCGATGCACTCGTGGCGGGTGAGGTCGCTGGGATGCTTGGGCTCCCCGTGTTTTTCCAGGTACTCGCGCGACGCGTACAGATAGGCCGGCAGCATGCCCAGCAGGCGCGCGATCTGCGTCGAGTCGGGCAGTTCGCCGATCTCGATGGACACGTCGCAGGTCTGGAACACGCGCTGCGCGTGGTCCGGGTTGGCGAGGTCGAGATAGAAGGTGACGTCCGGATAGCGCAGGGAGAATTCCATGAACGATTCGGCCAGGAAGTCCGTGCCGAAGTCGGCGGGCATGTTGACCCGCAGCGGGCCGACCGGGGTGTCGACCAGCTTCTGCAATTCTTCATGGGCGATCTGGGCCTCGGCCACGATCAGTTGGCAGCGTTCGAAGTACAGGCGGCCGGCGTCGGTCAGTTCGACCTTGCGCGTGGTGCGGCTGAGCAGGCGCAGCCCCACGGAGCGTTCGAGTTCGGCCACCTGGCGAGACAAAGTCGACTTGGGGATGCCCAGGCTGGCGGCGGCGCGGCTGAAACTATGCGTCTTGGCCACTTCGACGAAGAGCTCCATGCCTTGTAAACGTTTCATGGCGGAATTTTGTCATAGAGGGAGTCGTAAGATTGTCCCACAGATGGAATGATGTTTTCTCTTGATTGCTCTTTGTTTCTCGTGCGGGATAACGCAGAATGCGAGTTCTGCATTGCAGCAACGCCCTGCCTGACCGTCCGAGTCCACCATTTCCCCGAACCGCTACCCGATCCGCGCGCCGCGTGGACCCAGAGCTGTTGTTTTCCAAAATGTAGAGCGGGCGGGCCGTACACAAGCCGTCCGGGCGAGGTACGCTCGGCGCTTCCGGGCAAGGCCGTCTTCCGCCGTTGCGTCGCGCGTCAGTCCGCGCGGCCGGTCGGGGGGCAACTTTTATCGTGATTGGGAACTGAACGTATGAACAAGAAAAGCGCTATGTGGCGCGGCGCGGCGGTCGTCGCGCTGACGGCATCGGCCCTCACCCTGGCCGCTTGCGGCAAGAAGCAGGACGCGCCCCAGGCGGGCAAGCCGCAGGTTTCGGTCGTGACCCTGTCCACCAAGGCGGTTTCCCTGACCACCGAGCTGCCGGGCCGCACCTCGCCGTTCCGCGTGGCCGAGGTCCGGCCGCAGGTCAACGGCATCGTGCAGAAGCGGCTGTACACCGAAGGCGGCGACGTCAAGGCCGGGCAGCAGCTCTACCAGATCGATCCCGCCTTGTACCAGGCCACGCTGGACAGCCAGAAGGCCGCCCTGGCGCGCGCCCAGGCGCAGCAGAAGACCGCCGCGCTGCTGGTCGAACGCTACAAGCCGCTGGTGGCCACGCGCGCCGTCAGCCAGCAGACCTATGACAACGCCGTCGCCTCGCGCGACCAGGCGGCCGCCGATGTGCTGTCGGCCAAGGCCGCGCTGGACACGGCGCGCATCAACCTGGTCTACACCAAGGTGCTGTCGCCCATCGACGGCATCATTGGCCGCTCCTCGGTGACCGAGGGCGCGCTGGTGACCGCCAATCAGGCCGCCGCGCTGGCCGCCGTGCAGCAGATCGATCCGATGTACGTCGACGTGACGCAGTCCAGCGTGCAACTGCTGCGCCTGCAGGAAGCGCTGGCCAGCGGCCAGCTGACCCGCGCCGACGGCGAGCAGTCCGCGGTGGTCACGCTGACGCTGGAAGACGGCACGCAGTACAAGCAGCAGGGCAAGCTGCAGTTCTCGGAAGTCACGGTGGATCCGGGCACGGGTTCGGTCACGCTGCGGGCGGTGTTCCCCAATCCTGACCGCCGGCTGCTGCCGGGCATGTTCGTGCGCGCCCGCCTGGTCGACGGCGTGGCCAGCCAGGGCCTGCTGGTGCCGCAGCGCGGCGTGACGCGCAACCAGCGCGGCGAGCCGACGGCGATGGTGGTCAACGCCGAGAACAAGGTCGAACTGCGCACCTTGAAGACCGACCGCGCCGTGGGCGACCAGTGGCTGGTCAGCTCGGGGCTGGCGGCGGGCGACAAGGTGATCGTCGAGGGTCTGCAGATGGTGCGTCCCGGCGTCGAGGTCGTGGCCACCGAGGCCGGCGCCAAGCCGCAGACGGCGCAGCAGCCGCCAGCGGCCGCCGACGCGAAGAAGCAGTAAGTCAGGGAGCCACGCATGGCAAAGTTTTTTATCGACAGGCCGGTATTCGCCTGGGTGATCGCGATCGTGCTGATGATGGCCGGCGCGCTTTCCATCCTGAAGCTGCCGGTCTCGCAGTACCCCAACATCGCGCCGCCGGCCATCGGCATCGCGGTGACCTATCCCGGCGCCTCGGCGCAGACGGTGCAGGACACCGTGGTGCAGGTGATCGAGCAGCAGATGAACGGCCTGGACGGGCTGGAGTACATCTCGTCGGAAAGCAACTCCGACGGCAGCATGTCCATCACGCTGACCTTCCGTCAGGGCACCAACCCCGACACCGCGCAGGTGCAGGTGCAGAACAAGCTGTCGCTGGCGCAGCCGCTGCTGCCGCAGGAAGTGCAGCAGCAGGGCATCCGCGTCACCAAGGCCACCAAGAACTTCCTGATCGTGGCGGGTTTCGTCTCCACCGACGGCACCATGACCAAGGACGATCTGGCGGACTACGTGGCGTCCTATGTGCAGGATCCGATCAGCCGCACGCAAGGCGTTGGTGACTTCCAGCTGTTCGGCTCGCAGTACGCGATGCGCATCTGGCTGAATCCGGACAAGCTCATCAACTACGGCCTGACCACCACCGATGTGGTCAACGCCATCAAGGAGCAGAACGTCCAGGTGTCGTCCGGCCAGCTGGGCGGCCTGCCGGCCGTGCGCGGCCAGCAGCTCAACGCCACCATCATCGGACCGTCGCGCCTGCAGAAGCCGGAAGACTTCGGCCGCATCCTGCTGAAGGTCAATCAGGACGGCTCGCAGGTGCGCCTGGCCAACGTGGCCAGCATCGAGCTGGGCGGCCAGACCTACGCCATCGACAGCTACTTCAACGGCAAGCCGGCCTCGGGCCTGGCGGTCAAGCTGGCGCCGGGCGCCAATGCGCTGGACACGGCGCAGGCGGTGCGCGACACCATCAACAGCCTGAAGCCGTTCTTCCCGCCGGGCATGGACGTGGTCTATCCGTATGACACGACCCCGTTCGTCAGCCTGTCGATCGAGGAAGTGTTCAAGACGCTGGCCGAGGCCATCGTGCTGGTCTTCCTGGTGATGTATCTGTTCCTGCAGAACTTCCGCGCCACCATCATTCCGACGCTGGCGGTGCCGGTGGTGCTGCTGGGCACCTTCGGCGTGCTGGCGGCCTTCGGCTATTCCATCAACACGCTGACCATGTTCGGCATGGTGCTGGCCATCGGCCTGCTGGTGGACGACGCCATCGTGGTGGTGGAGAACGTCGAGCGGGTGATGGCCGAGGAAGGGCTGACGCCCAAGCAGGCCACGCGCAAGTCCATGACCCAGATCACGGGCGCGCTGATCGGCATCGCCATGGTGCTGGCCGCCGTGTTCATTCCCATGGCCTTCTTCGGCGGTTCGACGGGCGTGATCTACCGCCAGTTCTCGATCACCATCGTCTCGTCCATGGTGCTGTCGGTGATCGTGGCCATCGTCTTCACGCCGGCGCTGTGCGCCACCATGCTCAAGCCGATTCCCAAGGGCCATCATGGCGCCAAGCGCGGTTTCTTCGGCTGGTTCAACCGTACGTTCGACCGCAGCACCGAGGGCTATGCCAACACGGTGTCGCGCGTGCTGAACCGTGGCAAGCGGCTGATGCTGGTCTATCTGGCCATCGTCATCGCCATGGCCTGGATGTTCACGCGCATCCCGACCGCGTTCCTGCCGGATGAGGACCAGGGCATTCTCTTCGCCCAGATCCAGACGCCGTCGGGCGCCACCGCCGAGCGCACCAAGGCTGTCATCGACGAGGCCACCAAGTACCTGCTGGAAGAAGAGAAGGACGCTGTCACCTCGGTGTTCGCCGTCAACGGCTTCAACTTCGGCGGCCGTGGCCAGAACGCGTCCATCCTGTTCATCAAGCTGCGCGACTGGGACGAACGCGGCGCCGCCAGCCTGAAGGCCCGCGCCGTGGCCGCGCGCGCCAACGCCCACTTCCGCAAGACCGTGCGCGACGCCATGCTGTTCGTGGTGCCGCCGCCCTCGGTGATGGAGCTGGGCAACGTGACCGGCTTCGACTTCATGTTGATGGACCGCGCCGGCGTGGGCCACGAGAAGCTGCTGGCCGCGCGCAACCAGCTGCTGGGCGCCGCGGCCAAGAGCCCGGTGCTGCAGGGCGTGCGCCCGAACGGCATCGAGGACGCGCCGCAGTACCAGCTCGACATCGACCGCGAGAAGGCGCGCGCGCTGGGCGTGGCGGTGTCCGACATCAACAGCACGCTGGCCACCGCCTGGGGTTCGTCCTACGTCAACGACTTCATCGACCGCGGTCGCGTGAAAAAGGTGTTCGTGCAGGGCGACGCATCCGCGCGCATGCTGCCCGAGGACCTGGAGAAATGGTACGTGCGCAACAAGAACGGCGACATGGTTCCGTTCTCGGCCTTCTCGTCTGCCAGCTGGACCTACGGCCCGCAGAAGCTGAACCGCTACAACGGCTCGCCGTCCTTCAACATCCAGGGCCAGGCCGCGCCGGGCTACAGCTCGGGCGCCGCCATGCAGGAGATGGAGCGCCTGGCCGCGCAGCTGCCGACCGGCGTGGGCTACGAATGGACCGGCATGTCGTTCGAAGAGCGCTTGTCGGGCGCGCAGGCGCCGGCGCTCTACGCGATCTCGCTGATTGTGGTGTTCCTGTGCCTGGCCGCGCTGTATGAGAGCTGGTCGATCCCGTCGGCGGTGATGCTGGTGGTGCCGCTGGGCATCATCGGGGCGCTGGCCGCGACCTTGCTGCGCGGGCTGTCCAACGACGTGTACTTCCAGGTGGGGCTGCTGACCACCGTGGGCCTGGCGGCGAAGAACGCGATCCTGATCGTGGAATTCGCCAAGGAGCACTACGAGTCGGGGGCGGGGCTGATCGAGTCGGCCATCCATGCCGCGCGCCAGCGCCTGCGGCCCATCCTGATGACTTCGCTGGCCTTCATCCTGGGCGTGGTGCCCCTGGCGATTTCCTCGGGCGCGGGCTCGGGCAGCCAGAACGCCATCGGCACCGGCGTGATCGGCGGCATGCTGACCGCCACCTTCCTGGCCATTTTCTTCGTTCCCACCTTCTTCGTGGTCATGCTCAAGCTGTTCAAGGTCAAGCGCATGAGCGAACAGCGCGACAAGCACGAAACCGACGTCGCGGCGGAGGGACCT
The Achromobacter sp. AONIH1 DNA segment above includes these coding regions:
- a CDS encoding LysR family transcriptional regulator, with protein sequence MELFVEVAKTHSFSRAAASLGIPKSTLSRQVAELERSVGLRLLSRTTRKVELTDAGRLYFERCQLIVAEAQIAHEELQKLVDTPVGPLRVNMPADFGTDFLAESFMEFSLRYPDVTFYLDLANPDHAQRVFQTCDVSIEIGELPDSTQIARLLGMLPAYLYASREYLEKHGEPKHPSDLTRHECIEFRAEGAGRVTRWPLNNGDQHIEFTPGNRFSVNGVAMARRLAMLGAGIAVLVGGQREEQRSGQLLRVLPDWQLGPFPVYAVTETRLLPAKTRIFIEFLMERLGSGPTKDSAAFMK
- a CDS encoding efflux RND transporter periplasmic adaptor subunit is translated as MNKKSAMWRGAAVVALTASALTLAACGKKQDAPQAGKPQVSVVTLSTKAVSLTTELPGRTSPFRVAEVRPQVNGIVQKRLYTEGGDVKAGQQLYQIDPALYQATLDSQKAALARAQAQQKTAALLVERYKPLVATRAVSQQTYDNAVASRDQAAADVLSAKAALDTARINLVYTKVLSPIDGIIGRSSVTEGALVTANQAAALAAVQQIDPMYVDVTQSSVQLLRLQEALASGQLTRADGEQSAVVTLTLEDGTQYKQQGKLQFSEVTVDPGTGSVTLRAVFPNPDRRLLPGMFVRARLVDGVASQGLLVPQRGVTRNQRGEPTAMVVNAENKVELRTLKTDRAVGDQWLVSSGLAAGDKVIVEGLQMVRPGVEVVATEAGAKPQTAQQPPAAADAKKQ
- a CDS encoding efflux RND transporter permease subunit — encoded protein: MAKFFIDRPVFAWVIAIVLMMAGALSILKLPVSQYPNIAPPAIGIAVTYPGASAQTVQDTVVQVIEQQMNGLDGLEYISSESNSDGSMSITLTFRQGTNPDTAQVQVQNKLSLAQPLLPQEVQQQGIRVTKATKNFLIVAGFVSTDGTMTKDDLADYVASYVQDPISRTQGVGDFQLFGSQYAMRIWLNPDKLINYGLTTTDVVNAIKEQNVQVSSGQLGGLPAVRGQQLNATIIGPSRLQKPEDFGRILLKVNQDGSQVRLANVASIELGGQTYAIDSYFNGKPASGLAVKLAPGANALDTAQAVRDTINSLKPFFPPGMDVVYPYDTTPFVSLSIEEVFKTLAEAIVLVFLVMYLFLQNFRATIIPTLAVPVVLLGTFGVLAAFGYSINTLTMFGMVLAIGLLVDDAIVVVENVERVMAEEGLTPKQATRKSMTQITGALIGIAMVLAAVFIPMAFFGGSTGVIYRQFSITIVSSMVLSVIVAIVFTPALCATMLKPIPKGHHGAKRGFFGWFNRTFDRSTEGYANTVSRVLNRGKRLMLVYLAIVIAMAWMFTRIPTAFLPDEDQGILFAQIQTPSGATAERTKAVIDEATKYLLEEEKDAVTSVFAVNGFNFGGRGQNASILFIKLRDWDERGAASLKARAVAARANAHFRKTVRDAMLFVVPPPSVMELGNVTGFDFMLMDRAGVGHEKLLAARNQLLGAAAKSPVLQGVRPNGIEDAPQYQLDIDREKARALGVAVSDINSTLATAWGSSYVNDFIDRGRVKKVFVQGDASARMLPEDLEKWYVRNKNGDMVPFSAFSSASWTYGPQKLNRYNGSPSFNIQGQAAPGYSSGAAMQEMERLAAQLPTGVGYEWTGMSFEERLSGAQAPALYAISLIVVFLCLAALYESWSIPSAVMLVVPLGIIGALAATLLRGLSNDVYFQVGLLTTVGLAAKNAILIVEFAKEHYESGAGLIESAIHAARQRLRPILMTSLAFILGVVPLAISSGAGSGSQNAIGTGVIGGMLTATFLAIFFVPTFFVVMLKLFKVKRMSEQRDKHETDVAAEGPAQ